The following is a genomic window from Anopheles aquasalis chromosome 3, idAnoAquaMG_Q_19, whole genome shotgun sequence.
AAAAAGAGATCAATAATGGTTCCACAAAAGATGACCGGTACGCCATCTACTTACCGATAAACATGTTGGCCGGTGGGCATGCCTCCAAATCGGTCATACCATCACCGATCATGGCAACAATCTTGTCCGCTCCTGAgcccccaccaccactgacCTGGCTCTTGATGGCTTTAATCGCTTCCCCCTTACCACCAGACCGCGACGTCGGCTGCGTCACATCGAACGAGGCGTAGGTACCGTTGTAATTGAAGAACAGCCGATTGGCGTACAGATTGCAGAGCGGAATCTGCAGCGcatcggccaccggttcgATGAGACAATCGAACCCACCGCTGATCAGAAACACGGCCGCATTGTTTTTGCGCAGCTGCTCGATCAGCTCCTTCACACCGGGCGAAATGGTCGAGGGATGGGTTTTCAGGAACTCGCGAATCTGTCGCTGCGACGGTTTGATGAGATCGAGCCGCCGTTTAAGCGCTTCCTGGAACGTCATGCTGCCACCCATTGCTTCCTTTGTGCTGCAGAGAGATGAACGTGATTATCGGGAACGGCCGCGAGAACGCTTGCCAGGTACTTACAGTGCGGCCACTTCGCTTCCCATGCCACAGTACTGGGCCAGCTCGTCGATGCCCTcctcggtgatgatggtcgaaTCGACATCAAAGCACACGATGTGTGCCTTCTTGAGCGCTTCCCGAGCATCGGCAGCCCGCTTCGTAAGCTCAGTAGGCCGATCGTTTGTCATGTTCGACCCGTTGCTATGGTGAAGTTGCTGGGACGTGGCGAGCTTCGAAGGCACGATCGGCTTGAAGATGGGCGATGCCGGTGGCAAACTGTCCCGGCGCGCTAGGATCGGCTCGAAGGCTTCTCCACCGGCACCTCGGCTCGCAGCCCCACGTGCACCTTCCGGTGCCGAGATggcaaccaaaccaccaaacagcgCAC
Proteins encoded in this region:
- the LOC126578613 gene encoding phosphoserine phosphatase encodes the protein MNRALFGGLVAISAPEGARGAASRGAGGEAFEPILARRDSLPPASPIFKPIVPSKLATSQQLHHSNGSNMTNDRPTELTKRAADAREALKKAHIVCFDVDSTIITEEGIDELAQYCGMGSEVAALTKEAMGGSMTFQEALKRRLDLIKPSQRQIREFLKTHPSTISPGVKELIEQLRKNNAAVFLISGGFDCLIEPVADALQIPLCNLYANRLFFNYNGTYASFDVTQPTSRSGGKGEAIKAIKSQVSGGGGSGADKIVAMIGDGMTDLEACPPANMFIGYGGNAVREEVQKRATYYVTNFADLLW